CTACAGCTAAGAGTGCCTACCTTGGGTGCTCAGAATATACTTGcagatatataatagtattataaacttgatattcttaaaaaaaaaaaaaaaaaaaaaaaaaaaaaaaaaaaaaagaaagaaagaaagaaaaaaaagaaaaaaaaaatagaagatgaAGTATATCTTTCTTAgggcattttttttctttgattGTTTCTGCTGGTAAGTATGTATTGCTGCTAGGGTGCCAGCTCAGCTGCTCAATAGCTTATGTTATCCAGGGTTACAGCACTAACATCGGCACTAAAAGCCTTCCGGGATCTCACCTGCGGCCGGCGCGGCAGCAGTCAAGTGACACCTGGTGCATGATAAGCAGGGGCGCCTTGTGCCAATAATCCGGGGCACGGCACAGCTACGGCTCGCTCGCTCCCTTCTCGTCCCATCATCCGTTCTCTGTCTCCTACATCTCAacgtccctttttttttttttcccgatACCAATCCATCTGTACCATCTCGGGCCTTGCGCGACGGGATCTTTATCACTCGAGAAACCACATCGGCCAAGATGGCGGTTTCCCGCGGCACCGTGCCATTTCTCGTggccatgatgctgctgacTGGCGTTTGCAATACGCTGGTCACCAAATACCAGGTGCGTGCGAGGAAGCCGGCATGCTAAGGATCATGAGAGAATCTTATCTGTGCCTCAGCACTGTCcatttctctttgtttgctGCCTTTGTTGTTGTCGTTTTCGCATGACCTAACGGACGCTACAGGACAAGCAATGCGTTCGCAATTGCGATGATGAGAATCCCGCCCGTCGAATGTACTTCAACCAACCCGTGATTCAGACAGCGCAGATGTTTGTGGGCGAGATGGGCTGCTGGCTGGTAGTTGCTCTTACGGCAGCCTATCGCCGCTTCGCATCGAAACGAACCCCCGCAGAGAATGGCTACCAGACCATCGGCTCCAGCCAGCCCGATGGcgttgacgacgacgccCCTGAGGACGACCAGCCATCCGTTCTACGCGGCTATAgaatcttgctgctggcccTGCCTGCCATCTGCGATATTTGCGGCACTACCCTGATGAACATTGGCCTGCTTCTCGTTGCAGCGTCCATTTACCAGATGACCCGAGGCGCGCTAGTTTTGTTCGTGGGTCTGTTTAGCGTAGTGTTCCTGCGGAGGACGCTGCATTTGTTCCAGTGGATCTCATTAGTGGGCGTGGTCCTTGGCGTGGCTATTGTTGGACTCGCAGGTGCTATTTGGCCAGACGTCAAGGCAAACATCGTCTCCAGAGGCCTGTCTGCCATCACAGATTCTCCCGATGGACTGTCCGATGTTGCCAAGGCAGTCATTGGCGTTACGCTGATTGCAGGAGCACAAATATTCACTGCCACCCAATTTGTCTTGGAGGAGTGGATGCTCGAACGCTCTCCCATCGATCCCCTCAAGGTTGTTGGCTGGGAGGGCATCTTTGGCTTCGTCGTCACGGTCGCGGTTATGCTTGTGCTGCACTTGGCCATTGGTCGGACTGAGGCTGGTCGCTATGGCTACTTTGATGCCACTGAAGGACTCCGCCAAATGTGCAACGACAGCGCGTTGCTCATTTCCAGTGTGATTATCATGATTAGCATCGGGTAAGTCGAATCGTCTGTTTACGCATTACATCAAGACGCACTATATAGCTAACATTCTGATCTCTTTCCAGtggcttcaacttcttcggATTGTCCGTCACTCGCACCGTCAGTGCGACCTCTCGATCTACCATTGACACTTGCAGGACGCTCTTTATCTGGGTAGTTTCTCTTGGTCTGAGATGGGAATCTTTCAAATGGCTACAGATTGTTGGATTTGCGCTGTTGGTATACTCGACATTTTTGTTCAACGGTATTGTTCAGCCACCTTTTGAGTTCTTACGAGTGGATGGAGAAACCGAGGAACTGCTCCCCGAAGAGCCAATCGAACACCAGTAGATTGCTGGATGGCGCTTTTGGCGACTCACGCATACACTGCTCTCGCTAAGATTGATCTTTGTTTgatcttttttatctttggTCTAGTCTCATGGGTTCTGGCGTATTGGCGGGTGCCCGGCTAGCTTAGGATAATTTTCGTTCAACACTTACAATATCACACATTACACATTACATTATAGGTGATTTGATAAAGGATCTCAAGTAATAACTGATGCTTTGTCTAAAATTTGACCCTTTAAACCATCACTCCAGCCcccaaaataaaaggaaggaaacaaaaaagaaattgctTCTCTCTGAAACTAGATGCTCAACGCCTAAAAAACAAACTACCAAATTTCAAGTGAATCGCACGTATAGTAAATCAAAAAGCGCAGACCCGGTTAAGCAACATTACATAGCAGTTCGGCTTCGAGGATGAATTTTCCCTCCTTGTACTTTTCAGAGGTCTCAAAAGCCTTGTCATACTTCCAACCCACCGTTTCTTTGCACTGATGGCAGGCGATGTCACGAACAATGTGTCGGCCAGTAGTCATATTTCGCTCATTTGGATCGCCCGTGTCAATGTTGACGACTCGATGGAACAGGTACGCTTTGCCATGCTGCCCACGAAAGTTCTAATACGGGTTCGCCTCCCAGTTAGCCCTGAGAACAGGGAGAACGGCATGTATTTCATATAGACAGATGGATGGAGTGCAGTGCAGAGAGGCGATGCCATGGCGATGAATGAATACAAACGACCTTGGGACTGGGGAATACGCACCCGAGAGATGATGTCCTCGTGGTTCGCTAAGTGAGCCTTGCATGTCTTGCAACCATAGATCTTGTTGCTGGTGAGATATGTATTGTAAGCCAGGCCCATCGCTGCTGAGCTCCAAAGAACGCAagagtctctctctctctctctctctctctctctctctttctttctctctctctacgaaacgaaacgaaccGATTCCCACACAAACCGGGGACGAGTGATTTGCTTGCTGGGCTGGCCGCGCGCGGTGTCTGGAGAGCGTTTTGAGTGTTGTAGGAAGCTGGAACCGTCTCCCTCTCAGCGCGCGGAACGGCGAGTTTGGCGTGTGGGGTTAGTTGGAGAACAAGGCAGCGGCGGGTGCCTAGCAATGCGGCTCTTGGAAATGCAGCAGtgagtagtagtagcagcagtgctagGTAGGATCGAGTAGTGAGTGTCCTTGGCCTAATGGAGCGCAGTTGAAATGCTCCGTCATGCGGGCGTCGGAAGTCACAGGATCAGAGGCTGGACGATAGACGGATGCGTGCACCCGCCGAGGTTTTGCCTgggtggctggctggctgacgCCCTTGTGTAGAGTATGTCATTCATCACATGTCAACACGAGCGCTAGCTGCATCTCAAGCTCCATCGCTGAATTCAGGTAAATATGAagaaataatagtaaataccTATTAATATTACGTTTACAAGCGTCTATTTGCATCAGTCAATCAAATATTGTGCTTTTTAAACGCAGTAAAAATGCCAAATGCACACATTTATATGGGTATATAGGTAAGGTAGGTCACTGAGCACATCGTGCAGTATGGATGGGCGAGTGAGCGAGTGGCCTGTGTATACGGCTTCCGGCCTTCATTGGTATTGTTTCTAGCATTTCATATGGCACGCGCCATGCCGTCAACGTCCATCATGAGAATCCTTTGGCCAGAGACCAAAAGCTGTCCATTTTGGCGCGGGCCAAGACCTCTCTGGCCTCGGCATCCGTTTCGCAGATCTTGCTGCCCCATTTCTTGAAATTCCTCACCTTTTGCTCTCCCTCAAATATTAATTTGCACTCGTTCAGAGACATGTCCTTCAAATCTCCGTTGGAGTCCTCGGGCGATAACCACTCTTGTCCGCCTCTATTATTCCTCTCGGGGTCTCTTGCTTGCACGTTTTCCGTCCACTTGATGCGATTCAGCATGAGCTTCTTGTACTTGTTTATGCTATACGGCCCCCCTTCAACAATCACGAGGCTGAATTTTGGATGCATGACGCATGTCCCCGAAAGCGCCAACTGTTCAGCGTTACGCCATATCTTGTAGCGGTGCTGGCCGTTTGCAAGGCTTGTGATTTTGAATACCAGAACGTGGATGCCCTTGTTAGCATCTTTCTGTTGGTTCGCAGCAGTCTTctcatgctgctgctcctttgTTAATTTGCGGGATTCGTTGGCTTCGATGTGCTTCTCGTATCGGTCGGCAATCTCTCGGTTTACTCGTGCCTCAACGGCAGTGGGATCTTTGACAGCAGCTGTCATGGATATAGTCAGTATGCAATCTTCAAAGCCGCAAATCGTAAAAATTTCAGAGAAATGGGGATATTGCGAAACATACCATCACCTAATACGCGCATGAGATTTCCCTTTTTGACTTTAGGTGGCGGTGCTGGCACCAGTCCAAGTCGAATTTTCGCTTGCATCTCCTTGAGTTCTGCCATTCTCCTCTGTCGCCGTATTTTTGCTTGTTCTTTCGAGGTCAGATACATTGGCTTCGCCGGCGCGCCAAGTCGGTCCTGATAAGGCTCGAGTGCAACTGGATGCTGGATGTATTCGGTCACAATGCTATCGTCAGCGTGTATCTTGAGCTTCGAAGGGTCGTCGACGTCGTCGTAAGTTGAGCCATTGACCAAGCCTTCATCCCACCACTCGAGATTTGGAGGAGCGTCCACGACGAAATTCTTCTCCACGTCAAGATCTTCATCAATGCCAGCTTTACGAGTCTGCTCTGCGATGCGCTTTTTCATGGCCTCTAGGGCCGCCTGCCGACGCAAAGCATTTCCCTGCTGGAtatattttcccttttgatTAAACACCAGCTGACGAGGCATGCGCTGCCTCCCGCTCGGCTCCTGTGTAGCAGACTTATCATCGAAATATGGGTTCGACTGGTTTCTCTGCTGGCTTCCAAATGAGTCCGGTGAGCCTCTTTTATCGAATGCGCTGGCCCGAGATGGGCTGCCTCGTAATGACTGAGACTGGCCGTTTGCCGCATCTGCCTTGCCGGCTGGCTTCCAAGACCCCAGGTCTTCCAAAGCAGGATGCAGTCCGACATTCAATCCTCCTTTGGCTTTACTCGTGCCAATGGCGGCTGCAACGCGAGCTTTGAGCGCAGCCATTCTGTCCGCAGCGGACTCTGTCTTCTGTATTCTCGAGGCGCCATCGTGCTGAGGACCAAGCCCTCCTGGCTGTGAATGTTGACTCATTGGGCGAGAGCGCTGGTCCCGCGCGCAGCAGGACTATCTATGTACGTCGAATTCGAAACAAAGACAGCAGCGTTTGCAGCTCTatagggttttttttttttctcttatcgTAAATTCATAAATCGTACTCCGCTGGTGAGAGTGACAGAAACGGGCAAGGCGAGGCTTTGCAGGCCACGAAAGGTGAAATGTGACGCTGCGAAAGGCGGACAGAGATTTGCTGCGAGGTTAGGTACTGCAGCATAATTGCCTGTAGCTCTCGCGGCAGAGGAGCTGACACTGCACTGCATTAGTCCTGTAGCCTTGCTGTGGGGATGCCATCCTACCCACCACCCACACTAAAAATTTTGCCCGGTTCCACCGCCAAAAAATTCTAGTGGTCCTGGCGGCGCTCACCAATTGACCTGTGTAAAAGATTGGCATGGCTTCAGCAAGCTCGCCAGGATCAGCCCGTTGCTCAGCCAAGATCCTGAATTCACCATGAATATTGCGCAGCCCGTCGCCTCGGAGGTGGAGAGCGTGGAGTTTACCTTCCTCTCCGCCAAAGAGATCCAGGCCATCTCGGTGAAGCGCATCGAGAATGAAAGCACTTTTGACAACCTGCTGAATCCTGTGCCGGGAGGTCTGTATGATCCGGCCCTGGGATCATGGGGCGATGCACCGTAAGTATAGTCATGCTTCTGGCTGGCACCGTATTCAAGGCTTCTAATTGCTTGCTAGATGTGCTACTTGCAACCTGAATCAGTCCAACTGCCCGGGACATCCAGGTCATATCCAGCTCCCAGTCCCCGTCTACCACCCAGTGTTCATGGACCAGGCATATCGACTACTCCGTGCAACCTGCGTTTACTGCAAGGGCTTCCGTCTACCTCCCAAGGATCTACACAAATACACCTGCCAATTGCGCCTGCTTCATCACGGCCTTATTCGTGAAGCCCACATGGTGGCTACTATTGGAGAGAACGAGCTAGCAGTGGAAATCCAGGAGGCGTTGGGAGATGGGCCCagcgaggctgaggaggaggaatctAGCATCGACAGCGTCACCcgacaaagagaaaaatatgTCCGCAAGTGCCTTCAGGGCATCAAGCTGAAGAGGGGCGATGCCAAGCGAGGCAAGCATGAAGGCGCATATGAAATGCG
The Trichoderma asperellum chromosome 7, complete sequence DNA segment above includes these coding regions:
- a CDS encoding uncharacterized protein (BUSCO:EOG092D1SCZ) is translated as MSQHSQPGGLGPQHDGASRIQKTESAADRMAALKARVAAAIGTSKAKGGLNVGLHPALEDLGSWKPAGKADAANGQSQSLRGSPSRASAFDKRGSPDSFGSQQRNQSNPYFDDKSATQEPSGRQRMPRQLVFNQKGKYIQQGNALRRQAALEAMKKRIAEQTRKAGIDEDLDVEKNFVVDAPPNLEWWDEGLVNGSTYDDVDDPSKLKIHADDSIVTEYIQHPVALEPYQDRLGAPAKPMYLTSKEQAKIRRQRRMAELKEMQAKIRLGLVPAPPPKVKKGNLMRVLGDAAVKDPTAVEARVNREIADRYEKHIEANESRKLTKEQQHEKTAANQQKDANKGIHVLVFKITSLANGQHRYKIWRNAEQLALSGTCVMHPKFSLVIVEGGPYSINKYKKLMLNRIKWTENVQARDPERNNRGGQEWLSPEDSNGDLKDMSLNECKLIFEGEQKVRNFKKWGSKICETDAEAREVLARAKMDSFWSLAKGFS
- a CDS encoding uncharacterized protein (EggNog:ENOG41), producing MGLAYNTYLTSNKIYGCKTCKAHLANHEDIISRNFRGQHGKAYLFHRVVNIDTGDPNERNMTTGRHIVRDIACHQCKETVGWKYDKAFETSEKYKEGKFILEAELLCNVA
- a CDS encoding uncharacterized protein (SECRETED:SignalP(1-23)~EggNog:ENOG41~TransMembrane:9 (o6-25i52-75o118-142i149-166o172-195i223-243o263-281i306-328o362-382i)) codes for the protein MAVSRGTVPFLVAMMLLTGVCNTLVTKYQDKQCVRNCDDENPARRMYFNQPVIQTAQMFVGEMGCWLVVALTAAYRRFASKRTPAENGYQTIGSSQPDGVDDDAPEDDQPSVLRGYRILLLALPAICDICGTTLMNIGLLLVAASIYQMTRGALVLFVGLFSVVFLRRTLHLFQWISLVGVVLGVAIVGLAGAIWPDVKANIVSRGLSAITDSPDGLSDVAKAVIGVTLIAGAQIFTATQFVLEEWMLERSPIDPLKVVGWEGIFGFVVTVAVMLVLHLAIGRTEAGRYGYFDATEGLRQMCNDSALLISSVIIMISIGGFNFFGLSVTRTVSATSRSTIDTCRTLFIWVVSLGLRWESFKWLQIVGFALLVYSTFLFNGIVQPPFEFLRVDGETEELLPEEPIEHQ